The following DNA comes from Pieris rapae chromosome 17, ilPieRapa1.1, whole genome shotgun sequence.
TACtagagttctaaaattttcaaacataACTCTCAATCTTTCAGGATCACGAGAGGTCCCTGCTTCAAATGATACCAATGCTTTACTCAACTCTTTAGTTTGTGACACATGTATaggcttattatttaaaaatgcaccATTACCTTTTTTAGCAGTAAATAAAAGGTCAAGGACTGGGTTATAAATAATGCCAGCGACACATTCTTTGTTAATAGCTAGACCAACTGAAATACAGCTTTGGGGATAACCATGAATGAAGTTTAGTGTGCCATCTACGGGATCAATAATCCAAGTTGGGTCGTCACTGAGAACGCACTGACCGCCTTCAGATACTGTTTCTTCTCCAATAAACTTATGAGTAGGAAAGTTTTTTGACAAACCATCCATAAGAGTCTTTTCTACATTTTTATCTACTTCAGTGACTAAATCGATATCACTAGATTTCTGTTCATAGGATTTGCAACCATTTCTAAACTCTATTATAAGGTTTCCTGCAGATTTAACCAAATCAAGAGCTGCGTCAAAGTATTCATCGACTTGGTCCGACATCGTGAATTAACTAGATATATGTTTTAGGATACACTTCTGGACACCCTGGTAAATATCTCTTAAATAATGTAGTTCGTGTCAATTAAAAATCGCAAACCCAGCAATTACCGATGACTAAAGACCGCAAActaacgatttattatttttatataattatattaatataaagcactgataaatttaatgataataaatttgtagctgtttgtatatatatacaaacgcTTTCTTAAAAAACTGGTATTACgcgaaaattataataaacttcgTAAAATCAGTAAATCGCTCAATTGAATTCTCGAATCTAGTAAATCCAcacaattgaataaaatttcgaACATTGTAAATTGTCAAGTTACAACATTCAACACTAACATTGTGTCAGCTGtcataggtattttttttttaattgcgtGATCTGTCGTAATTAGACAGActataatatagattatagacaAAAGTAGTACCAAAGCCCATTCGAACATGAATTACCCGTACTGGGCTCATAAATCGCCGCCATGCCTTATTATTAGTCTCCAAAAATACTTAGCTCTTCAAGCTCCAACACACAGATCACAATTCCTtcctatattttgtgttaactATGATGCATTAACATTAGATCCTACTATTTTGTTTGACTTCGGCATAAGTAAACAAGATCTTTCTGCAAATGCCAAATTTACTGATATTATTGACAGTGACAGCCAATGGAAACAttaccatttaattttttgtgatgCTTCCAAACCCGGTCCCGAGGAGTGTGTGGGAATTGGCGTTTTCCATCAACAGTTTGACATtgtacagaaaataaaattacctccAGAGACTTCAGTATTTACTGGAGAATGCTTTGGTCTGCTGAGGTCTCTggagtacattttaataatgaagcttaaaaagtcaataattttaactgacGCTAAAAGTGTCCTCCAAGCGTTGAAAAGATTTCCTTTTAgccgtaatataaataatcacccAGTAATTATTGCATGTCGCGATTTAATATATCAATGCTTCATCAAAAAGTACACTGTATCTTTTGCTTGGATTCCGGGTCACTCAGGTATCTTTGGCAATACCAAGGCTGACAGGCTTGCCAAAGCTGCGGTCAATGACGGAGACCTGgttccatacaaaaatttttcTTGTGATTTAACTCTCCTTCCTAAATCCCAGTTAATAAATTCTTGGATAAACATTTGGCGTTCTTCAAGTCAGACGAAAGGACGGTATTACAACATGATTCAGGGGGATATACCTCCTAAACCATGGTTTTCTACTTTGACGCTTGGTAAAGATATTACTTCGACCCTTATACGTATGAGGCTGGGCCATGCATGCATACCCTTGCATTTGGCAAGGCTTAACCTTTTGCCTGACGACACACGTGAGTGTGGCAATGACGTTGGGGATtttaaccatatattttttgcctgCAATAGACATGACCGTTCCGCTTTTATATCCTCGCTTTTATCcataaatattccttttcCTACTTCTATTTCTGTccttttatctaatataaatattgatgtatataaaattttagctagcttcatttttcataacaatataaaattataacctatgttttatgtatatacgtacttataataaaatttatctgatCCTTTTCCAAATTCCGTACTAATTTCCTATCCAATAAACCTAATAATGCACTTCCTAACTTTTGTACATGGCTGACGCACAAACCGTGCAGGCCAagaaagggaaaaaaaaaaaaaaaaaaaaaagcccATTCGAAAATCAACTTTTGTTtctaattacaaaacaataataatctttttttatggcaatagttacAACTTCAtggcagtttttttattacacttttatAGGAACACTTCATCTAAATAGGATTTTCTGTTATTGAAATCTATTTGCGTATGTGGATATAACCACACATTACCAAGACCAGGTAGACAAGTTTGATATTGATGATTagttgtttaaatgtttttaatatgttatggTTATGGGAAGGCAtggcattttaaataaaacaaatattattaaaaatcatgaaaaattgtttaattggCATACCAACCGATAACTTGTTACAACCTATGgccaattttacaattatcaatattgttaataattaaatataatatttatgtaaaatatgtttatgctTCAATGGtttacttacatttaaattttatattaatcagaaaacttcataataaaaaagaggtcaataaaattaagactCGGGTATAATAACGTATAAAATGCGAAGATACAAAGTTTATCGTTTGTCATACAATATTGGTTAGCGTCCGTCCGTGGCGCGGACGCAGCGGCGCCACGTCGAGAACCAAAGGCCACGATATCTTTCTAACTtatctaaatctaaataaagcAAGCGGTCCTAGCGCATACTTGTAAGTGATAATACCACAATGTATAATGTCGGCTCCGACGATCGATTCGGTTCGAACTGGTTTCCAAAATGGAAATCGTTTccctttaaatataatcatcGATCGCCAAAAGCTGGCCGTCGccaattatttacatagacGACGGACGGCGCCAGACTAAGGAAATTTAAAACCCACCGCGGACGCGTCGGCCGCGGCCTCGAGCCTAGATTATTTTCTAGTAAGTACAAAAGTGTTAAACGTTCACCGACGCGTCCGTTCACACCTTACAACtagctttaataattttatggcaaCTAAGCGCTCAGTGGATGACACTGATACTTATATACACGATGTTAGAGGTGCGTCCTCTGGCTACGATTTCAATGTCGGGTgaatataaaactgtattgTCGCAACGCCCAGTCTCGACGTCGGTCGCTGTAAATGCGACGCCGAACCCCAACGCCGCTAATACTTTTACGAccgaattatataaaaaatttaaactaccACGAAAATGAGTTACTAATCGGTAAAGACAGAAATTAGTGAATTTCGTTAGAGCATAAATAAGAGAGGTTTCGGTTGAGAAGAAAAAAGGGCGGTAAGTAACTCAGTTTCGCGGCAAAGCTACAATATCACGCAGTAACAACCAACGCTCGACCGAGTCGAAGCGATGGAACTCGATACTTTAGGAATGTCTCGATATTAATACTGGTAGGGGTGAACCGAATCGGCtaattttcaatacaaattgtaatattcAGAATATCATTCAAAAATAACGTTTCATCTATGGCAACCCTGAATTACTtctaaaacagttaaaaaattgaGCACCAGGTCACGATCGAACAAGTTTGGggtttacaaaattttcaattCTAACGCAGAGTTGTCAAAACCTCATGTATACACAATTGACATCGCTTTTCATAATATGAAACAATATACAGGACACAATGTCGCTTGTCATCAAAACTACTCGATTAAATAGTAATCGGCAAGCGACCGACACGCGACGGGCAATTTCAATCGCAGATACAGAGGCTTCCGGTTTCGCTTAAGATACGTGTTTGATACATATTGCGTACGGACGAgcgaacaataaataatttcgaaACTAACCTAACATCAAACAGACTACGCTTTTAAGCTGATAACTTTCACTTTCTGGTCTTTCTCCAAAacgattaaattttaaacagtaACATAAGAGATGCCGCTCGTCCGAGCTCGCTCGTTTACTCGAGGCTGTTGGCCGTGTCGTTGACGTCATCGAACGATTCGTCTCCGGAGGCGTGGCCCGGCGCCAAAGAGGACCTCTTCACACGAGTAGACGAAGACGCGCCCGACAGGCCGATGGCCCCTCCGCCTTGCCTTCTGAAATACATGGAAatctattataaacaaatataacttttcatAGTGTAGTAGATACGATATGTTAGGCACatagtatatattaagaatatttcaatttagcGCAGTGACGAGTGTCTGTGAGTATACACAATCTTATACACAAGTTAAACATGAATTCTTATAAAACTTCTGCAACTTCATGTCAATTGAATTCACAaactatgtaattatatatttattgattttatcacGCttcatacaaatacaaaacaaataacagaatacataaaaactatcagggatgcaacgggctaCGTTATCACTAACAAGCAATCTCATCCAAGCAACCCTAGTAATCCtagtaaaaaacttaaaagaaaCATGATGGATCATGTGCAAGAACTGTATCTTAAAAtcattatctaaaataatacaaaacaaatatttatatgatttggAAGCCTACCTATCCAATTCCAACAAACTACTATTTTTGAAGTCGGCTCAAAATGTCATTGTTATgtgttacaataattattcaatttaattatattacatagaacattgttaaataaa
Coding sequences within:
- the LOC110997624 gene encoding inositol monophosphatase 1, whose translation is MSDQVDEYFDAALDLVKSAGNLIIEFRNGCKSYEQKSSDIDLVTEVDKNVEKTLMDGLSKNFPTHKFIGEETVSEGGQCVLSDDPTWIIDPVDGTLNFIHGYPQSCISVGLAINKECVAGIIYNPVLDLLFTAKKGNGAFLNNKPIHVSQTKELSKALVSFEAGTSRDPERLRVMFENFRTLVEKGHGVRTIGSAAMNMANVALGGSDAYFEFGIHAWDIAAGDIIVREAGGVCIDPAGGPLDLLSRRVLCAATAELAQELSKSLQQYYPERD